Genomic window (Tripterygium wilfordii isolate XIE 37 chromosome 11, ASM1340144v1, whole genome shotgun sequence):
tcataattttgaaatattatattttttattcaaaattttgtattttatatGTCTGCCCGTGCTGtgaacaaaagaaagaatgaaCAATGGTGATCAGCTCTCTTTATAAGCACATCAGATCTCTACCATTCACAGTTCCCATTATTCTccattcaaagaaaaaacaattacCAAACAGAGCCTTCATCTATTCACATACATATAAACCCCAACTCCTCTGCACCCTCTGTTCAGTTGTTTTTGATGGAGACCAAAAGAATGGATTTTGACAGTGTTCGGGCAGAGAAGGAGGACGCTAACAAACAGAGGAAGCTCAAAACCTTTGTAAGCATGGCAGCTCTGTTTTCGCTTCTGGTTCTCATCTTCTCGTGTTCTTCTCCACATGCCGGCGAGCTTTTCAGAACACTCAAATCGGTTCTCTATCAGCGTCAATACGTTTTTCTGCTGATGAACGTTCTGGTCCTCGCTATATACTTCTCTAATCACAAGAATGCTGACGTCGCACGGCCCGATCTCTACGACGAGTACGTCTCCAAATCCACCGCCGCAGCGGAGATGAAATCCGCGGTCTTGAATCGCAACTCCGGTTCTCCTGTGAAGAAAATTGGAAATACAACCAGGGCCCTTGATGTCTTTGCAGAGCGCTCTGCTCCAGCGACAGGGCGGCGTTACAGGAGGAGTCAATCGGAGAGCTTTGAGAGGCGTACGGTGGAGCTGCAGAGAGAGCTGAGGAGATCGGAGACGGAGAATGGGAGGCGGTCAATGGAGGAGATGAGTAGTGAGGAGTTCAGGAATATAGTGGAGAGTTTCATTGCTAAGAAAAAGAAGGATTTGAGAGAGGAAGATATTAAAATCACAGACTCGCACCCCCACAGTCAGTCTGGTGTTCCTGAGCCTTGACAATCGACGATGATGATCAGCTACCGTACATATTAGATCAATCAACTAATATTATTTCTAGTTAAGCCGCTACAATAACGTAAAGTCAAAGTTTTGTTCCGGTGCAGTCTGTTATTTTCACCGTTTGATCAAATGAAATCAGATGATCGGACGGCGAAAGGATTGACTGCTCTGAAACAAAAAATTGAGTTCACATACCCAAGTAAAAGAGAACTTTTTGGGATGGATGTGCAGTAATCATTTATATTTTGAGGAATTATGAATAGAGAGGGAACTTTCTGTGAATTTCCAGTTATGATTTCATCTGTATGTTCACTTGAAATTGTGTGAAATTAATTTCCAGTTATGATTAATTGCTTGGCACTGAAGCAATCCAACTTTGTTTTCATAATCGGACTGCGAGACCCACACATAGAAATTCCGCATCTGACGACATAATAAGTTAGATAAAAACCCAGCACGTGGATAAAAGTAGATGTGACAAAAAAATGTCGCATTGGACAACAAtatgtgtttacgaaatatttatatgtccggacccgaatccggattggattttggacgtacttaattgtcAAACTCAAATaagtaaatcgaacaaaaacctaattcgggttagggtTCAAACAAGTAAACCagataaaatttatgtgtttggattcaAACCTGATTTTAGATTggacaaaaaatttatatttgacatcgaatttcaaacatataattaattctgtctaaacttggtttaatctggATCGGATAAATTCGATCATTTTGTCACCCTTTGACAGAAGAGTATTACTTCCAGTGAAAATTAAACTCAGGACTTTCTGAATCTATACAGTTTGGATTTAGAAAGATTCATCACTTATGTAATCACCCAAgtgattttgttttaaaaacttTCAAGTCTTCATCCACTCCTAAATGTAGAGGACATAAAGTTTCCCTAATTATAAAATCCCACCATTATTTGTTAACCATTTAGAAGATTTTTGTTGAAGAAACCACTATATATTCAAAATATAACAACTGCAAAGCAAAAGACCACTAGATTGCATTGAGTTGGTTCCAAATAAAAGAAACCCTAAACAAATATAAAGGCCTTCAATTGGGCAGTGTCAAAATCTTAAAACGTATTATAGGTGGTCTTAGACAATAAATTTAATGGCATGTTCCCCCCCTGAAAttgcaacaaaattaaaaaaagaaaaaagacttGGCCCCTACATTTGTATTAAATTCCCACCATGCCCAACTCTCCATGATTTTTTCTAATTACATATTCATCTATTTTGTTCTCATCAATCATGCTCTTATATCCTTGTCGGAAGTACTGAATTAATCAACTGATTTGGTGTCAATGGCCGTAGCCACAggacttttattttattaaaagttCAAAACTTTTGCTACTTTGAAAAGGACTTTGGGATTGAAATACTAGGTGAAGTAGATATTTGAATTGATAGGAGACCTCCCCTcccttttattattaatttaagcTTTTGTTTAAATGTAAATTTATCCAACTGTCTGGCactatttattaaaatataaattcattaCAAAATTTAGTactccttccttccttccttccttcccttCCATTATTCCTGGCAAAAAGATGAACAAGAGAAGTTGACCCACCCAACCATGGTGGAGCTGTTAATGGGCCATAGTTGACAATCCAGTGGGCCCTGGTTAGGCTCATATATCCATTTCAGTGTCCTATATATTCTAGGTATGGAATGACTTGTCACTTGTCTTGAAAATCTAGTCTCTGTCTATGGGTTTACCATTTTACCCAACTTACACCCAAAAGATAGTGGCCAAGAGATCCCAtatcataaaattaaaaaaaacaaaaaaactagTATTTTGAAAGGGAAATTGTATTGATATCAAATAGCAGTACATTATAGCGATGGTGGGATTATCCCCCATAAGATGATTGTGGTTGCAGAATCAAAGCTTAAGGATGCTAAGCCATCCCGCTAGGCGTTTGATGTCTCGGGGAGTATAGACGATTTCACAATCCATTGGATTAGTTTTAGACAATCTATCTTGGAAGATAAATCCGTAAGGGGTAAGTGAAGGAGTCTCTTGATGGAGAGTCTAAACAATGACCAATGGATCACCCTCGAGTATAGAATGTGTAAGGCAAAGATCGATCAATGATCTGTTCTACCCCGAACAAGAAAGCATAGGCCTCCGCCATGGTAGAGCCACCAACCGCTGGGATCAATACTAGTCTTGACTTAGTGAGCTTCAAAAATTTTTCTACATTCTTATTCAGTTGTATCAATGTGtagtaaaaaaaagaaatttgatacTTACTTGATGTCATATTCGGAGGTTTCCCTCAAACTGTATAATTGGTGTTCGGACGGGTATGGTATTGGACTATTCATGATGCCAAACAAAAAAAGGCAAGGACCCATTTGAAGTTTATCAAAGCTTATTGGTGCCTAATAATTCTTCATTCATGGGCggataatgtatatatatagaacctCACCAAACATAATTATTGTTTGGTTCTAATGCATTTTGGTGTGGGTGGGGAGACATGCATGGTCTTTGAGGAGGACGGGTTGGCTATGGAATTGGTTTTACAATCAAGACAAAGCAAAACTTCTTATAAAGAATGATGAAATGGGGACAAGACTTGAGTACACTGTACATAAAATGTACAAACAACCCAACACCACACCAGAAATTGGGTTTGTatttccattttcatttttttaaaatagtagATTGTAGGTATTCGAATTTACAATTAACGAATATCGGATGCTGGCCATCAACAATCTGTGAAATGAACAAACGGTGATAGTCGAAATTTTGGACACTATTGGAGTATCGGTCAAATAAACTCTGATGATCAAGTCAATCGATGGTCCATGtgacaaaaagaaagagatcaATATAAATCGATGTTATTAATGAAAATGCAATGTTTTAGGCCTAGAAGAGGATTCATACTTTTTTCTTAGGGGattccaaaagaagaaaaagtgggGAGGGAAGTCCATCCTTCAGTGAAGGGTTTCGTTTATATAGCACACCCAAAAGGATATGTTGTCCCTCgagattttatcatttatgggATACAAGTAAAAATAGTCGTTAGAAGTGAGATGTTGTTGCCAGACACGTGTCAAGAGGTCAAGATAAAAGTTGATGTGATGGGTGAAAGGAATCGAACAACGATCAagcagcggaataataaaaattttcgattcctaatccgaggatctgtttaaaatcaacattcgattatgggtttagaatagttacccttgtagCGCGCCTTTCGTACTGTCGAAGCATACAACGAACACGAACTTTCTGATCATGTCTCTACGGAATCCACACGAACAATGCAATCTTCATGTACGTCTCACGTCCACGAACGAAACTCACGAGCCCTCCGGTTGCTAGACCGAAACGAACTCGTAGTCttcaaatccgattcaacaccttgaatcagtATAGTGAGCAAAATAGGAGAACACCTTTCGAAAGACTCTCGGCCTCTTCTTGGAAGAACTCACGTATAACTTATATGTTTTCACAAAACATATAATCACACTaccctctttttctttgttgaatatatatatatatatatatatatatatatatataataataataataataataataattgaaaacGGAATCCTCACTTCAATTCTATCTctttgttaacatatatatatatatatgcacgctCAAAACAAATGtgatttatctatatatacgtatatatatatatacatatatatatatatatatatataaagaaaatgagataaaatagaattccaaaattgtttgagtcctactcaaatacttctcttggtttctagaaatttattaataccaaagtcaaaatatcctTGTCCAATTAGGACCGAAAAATGCTCACAttaatatgaaattcatctcatgaattttacgttccgtatTGCTTATCATTCTTAATGTGCGACCCTGTAGATTCCCGTACTGTTGGCAGTAAatataaaatcctattttagaattacaagcagcgagcgatgtctagcaacatatcactactacccaaattacgagaaagtcaatgCTTTGACTCAACCTTTACCGCGACTAATGTTACCATGTTATAAAttccttttatcctcgatatcttgattgaacacgagacatggatatgtcaccctcgtatagctcaatcaatgtttcctgattcccgaataagctaaccgaaacaaatgacattgatatcattatatcaactcatttgagcatgaccatgcatttatcagctctattcaatcaagaggccttagatatcaatcCCGTGATATGAGaaggacaaattccatcttgatcactcacatccctctacataatttattgtacacccgatcaccacctttatagtCACCTCGTTAAGGGTGACATTTGacagtgtcaaaatgaacaatttcttatgttgggaacaatggtgatctcaggtcgaaggactacaaaacaccatcatcactatgaaattatttatgacatccataacacgatccatgtaatgatttcatggtgggtcggtccagtacataaattctccaatttatgtacctacgtgttgacttaatatcatatattaatcaaacaCATATTAGCCTCAACGTATTATTGTCGTCCCTATTTACAATAATACTTGACTAAGGAtatttaagaatatacattatattctagggacattattataataattcatactacacatatataaataattacaataacaaaaaataacttTTATTAATAACATATTTATGATAATAGaatgtgctaaagaatcatcatatgattgactttagtgcacactTTCCAACAATGGGAGGTTGAGGTCAAAGCCAGAGTGATGAGAAGCCGAGGTCAATATGCATGACATGATGTAACAAGGGCTTGATTCTAACAATCGTACGATTGATACCAGTCAATGGGCGATAGAGTGCTGAAATGGGCTGAGATGATTTCTGACCACTGTATAAATAATCAACAACGTTTGTAACGCTAACAACCAATTTATTGATCGATTGATTATCAATCCtgcctatcaaaaaaaaaaaaattatcaatccTATCCACCCGAATAAGCTCCAATTTTGTTTCAATATATCAATATCCTTAATGGGCTCTGACCAAGTTTGGAATCCTAACTATCAGTGGCCTTACTTCCATAGCCCATCAAGCCTTTGGAGTTTGGAGCTCATGGGGGCCCAGAATACTGCATAAAATGGGCTTTGACGACAGGCCTTAGTTGGAGAATCTAAAGCTGATTTAGACGAGTGGGCCTACCATTAATCTTTAGGTAATCGTCAACTTCGTGGAAGAATATAAGCCGTTGATGTTTGATGGAGATTCCTTAGCATATTCAAATTACAATATTTGACATATCAAAATTAGCGAACAAGAAAACAAGCACGTTGAATATATGTGCAGTCTGCggcttatcaacaaaaaaaaagaaggaacaaAGCACTGCGTAGAAACAAAGGCAGGGATATGCTTGAGGCATTAATAGAGAAGAAGCATTTTGGGTTGAGTCGTGCAAATATTATTTGACAGAATATATGGTGTattatcttcatcatcatcatgttcATGGCATAATTAGTGTTCTTTatggcacttgcaatggtatttttctttttgctgaatCAACAAAATGCATTGggatatatattttgttgatatagctgggccaacaaaatatattggtatAATAGTATAAATTAACtagtttaattttttatgtaataaaggTGAAacctaatattaatttttgtgtaaattaATGTATGTGTGCGTGTTGTCATGCTCACATCCATGCCACAACAAAATGAGGCAAAACATATTGGCATTGTTGGAGCATGTAAATTTTTAATGGCCcattaaaatatcattttttggAACTCATGCCCTCAATAAATAGcgaccattgtggttgctctcgCTCTTTAGTATGAGTTTTTGATACAAGAGATCAAGATGATATACAAATTAATTAGTGACACGCGTACGGTTGAGGGAGCAAATTAGTCTTGGAATCCGGGCCTAAAAAGGAAATAGTGGGGTTGTAATTACTTTAGTGGTAATTAACtgtaagagaaattttatttacaccacataaaTTATTAAGTTTACACAACGTATTTTAACCCTATAAATTTATCTCCATATTTCATAAGTTTACAATAAATATTTAATCGATAACCTAAACTATTCTtcatttataaaattatgattaataaagtattaagtttacacaccCACTAATATATTATCAACCACCAAACTCACTTATCAAATCGACATTCATGCCCGATTTGAATTGCCCTCGTCCACAATAATTTTGAACCACATAACACTTGAGTACTTGACCGACAAACAGACGTCCACCAGCTACAGAACATCTCGTGTCCGACCACAGCACCATGCAGCTGTCAACGTCCAAGTAAAAGCCATATTTGTCTATTAACCATTATTTGTCTTAAAGCCATTGAATCCAATCAAAACTTACTCAGCTAAGAGCATTCACAATGGtgttatatttaacattgttaacaatactttttggataaatatagtgttatactctcacaatggatataatggagtgtatttcaagtatttgaaatgctacctttttgataaatatagcgctacatgcacacaatgggtgaaaaatgacacttgaaaatttagttgtggaaaaatgatacttgagagttagagtatatatatagctgatgaatagtgaagagagatgatgaaaatgaagagaaaagtgatgaaaaggaagaaagagaagattaaaagaaagagagaggtgatgaaaaggaagagagagaagaggaaaaggaagagagagatgatgaaaaggaagagagagaaaatagagaaaatgaatatagagtgttgaaatttatggagtgttgatgaatggTGTTTATTATGGGatccactcatccaattaaattgtgccacataggagagaggagaagagagataaCGATTTTGAAGTGTTGTATTATATTAtactactgtggatgctctaactgTGCATCTTTGTGCAGAGAAACTAGTACTGTTAGTGGAATTTAATCTTGGGACTAGAATCTGAACGAGGAGAGGTATAGATACCATGCTCTGTATCCAAGGGCTTGGACAACATATATGTTTTTGTCTCTTCACTAACACACTTGGAATTTGTAACAGATCCGTAAGTTTGTACATTTAGAAGTGCTAGTTGTCGTAGTAATTGGGATGAGGTGTGTGGATAACATTCAAAGTGTATGTGGAGTCTATCACATACACTCTAATTTTCATTCTCAAATAAATGTGTTAGGACGGATATCTTTTTTGTTGTACATTTTGTAAATATTCTTGCCAAAGCAGGTGAACCTGAACCGGAACTTATAATTGTTtgcctatcaaaaaaaaaaaaattgtttgccATCAAATTTCACCTTTTATTCACCACAATTATACACGTACGATCATctttatgttatatatatatatttgaagatTTTCTGCTCTCTGACTGTAATGCAATGGAGATGATAACTAAAAGCCTGCACGTAATTTCCATAAGTTTTGTAAATGTTCAGAATTATGTAATGTAATGGAgatgtaaaattttatttttataaagaaTTCGTGTGTGGTCTTATAAGTTTCTAATGCAATGCGCAAATacgtatttaatatttatttctaaCAAAGAATATATTTGTCATTCCAAatagggatatatatatatgtaaataaaaaaattgtgtaaagtgtaaacttagtagattctctggtgtaaataaaatttctctagtTGTAATTACCCCCAAatccccaaatttttttttaaaattagatTTAGGACTTAGAAGTTATGATTTAGTGTTTATGGTTTAAGATTTAGGGATTAGAGTTTATGATTTAAGGTTTAGAGTTTAAGATTTAGAATTTTAGtgtagagtttaggatt
Coding sequences:
- the LOC120008830 gene encoding uncharacterized protein LOC120008830; its protein translation is MDFDSVRAEKEDANKQRKLKTFVSMAALFSLLVLIFSCSSPHAGELFRTLKSVLYQRQYVFLLMNVLVLAIYFSNHKNADVARPDLYDEYVSKSTAAAEMKSAVLNRNSGSPVKKIGNTTRALDVFAERSAPATGRRYRRSQSESFERRTVELQRELRRSETENGRRSMEEMSSEEFRNIVESFIAKKKKDLREEDIKITDSHPHNDRTAKGLTALKQKIEFTYPSKRELFGMDVQ